GGTATTTTGAAAGTAACTCACGATTACctatggaaaatatatttaaacctgGATATTTTGAGTCTTTAAAAGTGCCCAAATAGATGTGAATGTTTTCCTAAACCATACTTTCTCATGTAGTTTGCATAGGCACAAGGCATTTGCAAGTTAATATATTAGAAATAGAGTTGTTTTTAATGATAGTGGTTACATttcagaaaactatttttaataagtGCTATTTATGAGTATTTGGATATTTGCAGCTACACAATCAGGACAAATGTCTGGGGAAGGTAAAGCTGGTCCTCCAGGAGGCAGTTCCCGTGCAGCATTTCCACAAGGTGGTAGAGGACGGGGCCGTTTTCCAGGGGCTGTTCCTGGTGGGGACAGATTTCCTGGGCCAGCAGGACCAGGAGGGCCACCCCCACCTTTTCCAGGTAAAACTTTTCTTAAATTACCATGGATAAAACATGTCTACCTAAtacctcttttccttttctctctttttcaagtAATGCATTATTAATGTGACTTACTCTCCTTGTTATGCTATTTTTGGAATCCAGGAAATTTGATCAAGCATCTTGTTAAAGGAACTCGGCCTTTGTTCCTGGAAACTAGGATTCCATGGCATATGGGGCACAGCATAGAGGAAATACCCATTTTTGGCCTAAAaggtctttatttttctccaaacttGCTTGacttatatatagaatatttacATCCGTCTTACTTTCTTACCtcttaaaaaaatcctttcaagATCATTTTTCCTTGTTTCACTTTCTAGCTTGGCATCAGAGTAGAATATAAGGTGGGTGATTTCACTGTAAAAAGTGTGTGTACACGGAAAGATGGAAAATATCTCTAGGCATTGtaatatttttttattaaagttttcgtttcaataatttttcttaagCATAAATTGAGCTAGTTAAATTTGTAAGGATATACTTCATTGTAGTTGGTAGTGTAACATTTACCATACGGATTTTATTTAAAGACAAAGACTTGGTGTATGCTTTATGCGTTTAAAGTATAATCTTGgcatataaaagttaaaatatcttattagtgaagtgttttttttttctctctttctcctttgttttttagCTGGACAGACTCCACCACGTCCACCCTTAGGTCCTCCAGGCCCACCTGGTCCACCAggtcctccacctcctggtcagGTTCTGCCTCCTCCTCTAGCTGGGCCTCCTAATCGAGGAGATCGCCCTCCACCACCAGTTCTTTTTCCTGGACAACCTTTTGGGCAGCCTCCATTGGGTCCACTTCCTCCTGGACCTCCACCTCCAGTTCCAGGCTACGGCCCCCCTCCTGGCCCACCACCTCCACAACAGggaccacctccacctccaggcccCTTTCCACCTCGTCCACCCGGTCCACTTGGGCCACCCCTTACACTAGCTCCTCCTCCGCATCTTCCTGGACCACCTCCAGGTGCCCCACCGCCAGCTCCGCATGTGAACCCAGCTTTCTTTCCTCCACCAACTAACAGTGGCATGCCTACATCAGATAGCCGAGGTCCACCACCAACAGATCCATATGGGCGACCTCCACCATATGATAGGGGTGACTATGGCCCCCCTGGAAGGTAAGTTAGTGTGTATCTGTGAAAGTACTTGATGATAAAAGATAGGAACAATGACTGTAAATATTAGATTGTAggtacataaatatattatttctgcCTTCCAAGAAGATGAGGTGTTTAAGCTGCTACCCTGTTTTAGCTGAAAGATACTGGTATAGGAGAATTTTTAGATGTGTTCTCTTTGTGGGAAAAGTAGCATGCTTCAATATGGAAAAGTAACTACTATCTCTAAAGCACATGTCAGAAGCAGCTAGTATGAATTGCTCTACACTGTTGTGACTAACTGAGGACATCTGTTGAGTATGAGTTAaggtttatgtttttgttttacaggGAAATGGATACTGCAAGAACGCCATTGAGTGAAGCTGAATTTGAAGAAATCATGAATAGAAATAGGGCAATCTCAAGCAGTGCTATTTCGAGAGCTGTGTCTGATGCCAGTGCTGGTTTGTGTATTTCTTgtattaatatttcttatttatgttaTTAGGAATGACCTAAAAATGTAAGTACAATCTAGAAGATAGGTCATTTACATGTAGTAGTTCTTCTTATATTCCCAAATCATTACCTAcgatttatttaaaaagcattgaAAAAAGTTGTGTGTCACAGTGTAGTAGGGAAAATccaaattttaagttatttggtATAGATTTAAGTCTTACCCTTGACATTTAATGGTTCAGGGGCCTCATGACACcttatttattcttatatttgCAAAATGATAATGTGCTTCACACACCTATAATAAGTTGAGTTAATACCATGAGCATGAAAGCCTTTTGCAAATGGTGAAACACTGAAAGAAGACATTGTCTTGCATAGTTATTTTATAGCACAGTACTTTTGTAAAATGCCTTATCACTCTTATCCCAAGTGGTTTGATggtgttttgaaaacaaaatttgtttGACTTCAaaccctttcctttccctcacaGGTGATTATGGGAGTGCCATTGAGACACTGGTAACTGCAATTTCTTTAATTAAACAATCCAAAGTATCCGCTGATGATCGTTGCAAAGTTCTTATTAGTTCTTTGCAAGATTGCCTTCATGGAATTGAGTCCAAGTCTTATGGTTCTGGATCAAGGTAAAACTTTCCTgtctcatttctattttaaaaaactgttagtttacaaatggaaaaaatactgTGAGACTTTAAAAGGAGGACTTTGCTT
The Pan troglodytes isolate AG18354 chromosome 10, NHGRI_mPanTro3-v2.0_pri, whole genome shotgun sequence genome window above contains:
- the CPSF6 gene encoding cleavage and polyadenylation specificity factor subunit 6 isoform X2 yields the protein MADGVDHIDIYADVGEEFNQEAEYGGHDQIDLYDDVISPSANNGDAPEDRDYMDTLPPTVGDDVGKGAAPNVVYTYTGKRIALYIGNLTWWTTDEDLTEAVHSLGVNDILEIKFFENRANGQSKGFALVGVGSEASSKKLMDLLPKRELHGQNPVVTPCNKQFLSQFEMQSRKTTQSGQMSGEGKAGPPGGSSRAAFPQGGRGRGRFPGAVPGGDRFPGPAGPGGPPPPFPGNLIKHLVKGTRPLFLETRIPWHMGHSIEEIPIFGLKAGQTPPRPPLGPPGPPGPPGPPPPGQVLPPPLAGPPNRGDRPPPPVLFPGQPFGQPPLGPLPPGPPPPVPGYGPPPGPPPPQQGPPPPPGPFPPRPPGPLGPPLTLAPPPHLPGPPPGAPPPAPHVNPAFFPPPTNSGMPTSDSRGPPPTDPYGRPPPYDRGDYGPPGREMDTARTPLSEAEFEEIMNRNRAISSSAISRAVSDASAGDYGSAIETLVTAISLIKQSKVSADDRCKVLISSLQDCLHGIESKSYGSGSRRERSRERDHSRSREKSRRHKSRSRDRHDDYYRERSRERERHRDRDRDRDRERDREREYRHR
- the CPSF6 gene encoding cleavage and polyadenylation specificity factor subunit 6 isoform X4; translated protein: MADGVDHIDIYADVGEEFNQEAEYGGHDQIDLYDDVISPSANNGDAPEDRDYMDTLPPTVGDDVGKGAAPNVVYTYTGKRIALYIGNLTWWTTDEDLTEAVHSLGVNDILEIKFFENRANGQSKGFALVGVGSEASSKKLMDLLPKRELHGQNPVVTPCNKQFLSQFEMQSRKTTQSGQMSGEGKAGPPGGSSRAAFPQGGRGRGRFPGAVPGGDRFPGPAGPGGPPPPFPAGQTPPRPPLGPPGPPGPPGPPPPGQVLPPPLAGPPNRGDRPPPPVLFPGQPFGQPPLGPLPPGPPPPVPGYGPPPGPPPPQQGPPPPPGPFPPRPPGPLGPPLTLAPPPHLPGPPPGAPPPAPHVNPAFFPPPTNSGMPTSDSRGPPPTDPYGRPPPYDRGDYGPPGREMDTARTPLSEAEFEEIMNRNRAISSSAISRAVSDASAGDYGSAIETLVTAISLIKQSKVSADDRCKVLISSLQDCLHGIESKSYGSGSRRERSRERDHSRSREKSRRHKSRSRDRHDDYYRERSRERERHRDRDRDRDRERDREREYRHR
- the CPSF6 gene encoding cleavage and polyadenylation specificity factor subunit 6 isoform X3; translated protein: MADGVDHIDIYADVGEEFNQEAEYGGHDQIDLYDDVISPSANNGDAPEDRDYMDTLPPTVGDDVGKGAAPNVVYTYTGKRIALYIGNLTWWTTDEDLTEAVHSLGVNDILEIKFFENRANGQSKGFALVGVGSEASSKKLMDLLPKRELHGQNPVVTPCNKQFLSQFEMQSRKTTQSGQMSGEGKAGPPGGSSRAAFPQGGRGRGRFPGAVPGGDRFPGPAGPGGPPPPFPAGQTPPRPPLGPPGPPGPPGPPPPGQVLPPPLAGPPNRGDRPPPPVLFPGQPFGQPPLGPLPPGPPPPVPGYGPPPGPPPPQQGPPPPPGPFPPRPPGPLGPPLTLAPPPHLPGPPPGAPPPAPHVNPAFFPPPTNSGMPTSDSRGPPPTDPYGRPPPYDRGDYGPPGREMDTARTPLSEAEFEEIMNRNRAISSSAISRAVSDASAGDYGSAIETLVTAISLIKQSKVSADDRCKVLISSLQDCLHGIESKSYGSGSRRRERSRERDHSRSREKSRRHKSRSRDRHDDYYRERSRERERHRDRDRDRDRERDREREYRHR
- the CPSF6 gene encoding cleavage and polyadenylation specificity factor subunit 6 isoform X1; the encoded protein is MADGVDHIDIYADVGEEFNQEAEYGGHDQIDLYDDVISPSANNGDAPEDRDYMDTLPPTVGDDVGKGAAPNVVYTYTGKRIALYIGNLTWWTTDEDLTEAVHSLGVNDILEIKFFENRANGQSKGFALVGVGSEASSKKLMDLLPKRELHGQNPVVTPCNKQFLSQFEMQSRKTTQSGQMSGEGKAGPPGGSSRAAFPQGGRGRGRFPGAVPGGDRFPGPAGPGGPPPPFPGNLIKHLVKGTRPLFLETRIPWHMGHSIEEIPIFGLKAGQTPPRPPLGPPGPPGPPGPPPPGQVLPPPLAGPPNRGDRPPPPVLFPGQPFGQPPLGPLPPGPPPPVPGYGPPPGPPPPQQGPPPPPGPFPPRPPGPLGPPLTLAPPPHLPGPPPGAPPPAPHVNPAFFPPPTNSGMPTSDSRGPPPTDPYGRPPPYDRGDYGPPGREMDTARTPLSEAEFEEIMNRNRAISSSAISRAVSDASAGDYGSAIETLVTAISLIKQSKVSADDRCKVLISSLQDCLHGIESKSYGSGSRRRERSRERDHSRSREKSRRHKSRSRDRHDDYYRERSRERERHRDRDRDRDRERDREREYRHR